The Geothrix oryzae DNA window TTCTTCCAGGCCCCCGCCGGCTTCACCAACGGCGCCACCGATGCCACGGGCCGCGACACCGAGCCCCTCAACATCTACAACCAGCTCACCCGGCTCAAGGAATCCAAGAACCTCGGGGAACCCGCGGATCTCGTCACCATCTTCACCGATGCCACCCTCACGACCCTGACCGCGCCCTTCGGCGTGCCCTGGCCGCGGCCCACCACCGGGGCCACCGCGGTGTTCGTCTCCAGCTGGGGCACGGATCCCAACGCCCTGACCACCCCGCTGGCCCCCTTCACCCTCAGCATGGCCAAGGCCATGCAGGTGCGCGGAAGCTACCCGAACGCCTCCGAGGGCGAGGTGTTCTACAGCGGCTTCAGCCTGAGCGCCGACAAGCGCTACATCCTCTCCGTGGCCATCTCGCCCGCCCTGGATGCGGCCAGCCAGATCGACCTGGACCTGCCCCAGCTCGGCCGGACCTTCTCCTTCACGGGAGCCGGTGGCTCGACGGCGGCCCTCACGCTTCCCGTCGCCAACACGGCGCCCTTCTACCACCCGGTCCGGGTCCGGTTGAAGAGCCCCGCGGCCATCCAACCGGATGTGTCCGTGACCGTGAGTTTCACGCCGAGCCTCTAGCCCCGATCCAGGAGCCGCCATGACCGCCTCCGCCGCCCTCCAGGCCCTTCAGGCCCGGGCGCCCTTTGTGCCTGACCTCGCCATCGTCCTCGGCTCCGGCCTGGGGGCCCTGGCCGACAGCGCCGAGGCCCGGGCTGGCGTGAGCATTCCCTTCACGGATCTGCCCGGTTTCCCGGCGCCCACCGTGGCGGGCCACGGCGGCAAGCTCGTCTTCTGCGAATTCGAAGGTCGGAAGGTGGTGCTCCAGGCGGGCCGCTTCCACTTCTACGAGGGCCATCCCATGTCCCTCGTCGTCACGCCCATGCGCCTCTACGGACGGCTGGGCGCGAAGGCGGTGCTGCTGACGAACGCCGCGGGAGCCCTCAATCCCGAATTCGGCGTGGGCGAGCTCATGGCCCTCACCGACCACATCAACCTCTTCGGCACCAACCCCCTCATCGGACCCAATGTGGAACCCGGCCCCCGCTTCCCGGACATGACGGCGGTCTACGACCCGGCCTTCCGCCAGCGCCTCGCGGCCTGCGCCGCCGGCCTCGGCCAGACCCTCCGCCAGGGCGTCTACCTGGGATTGACGGGCCCCAGCTACGAAACACCCGCCGAAATCCGCGCCTTCCGCGTCCTGGGCGCAGATGCCGTGGGCATGAGTACCGTGCCCGAGGCCATCGTGGCCCGGCACGAGGGGATGCGCGTGGCCGGGA harbors:
- a CDS encoding purine-nucleoside phosphorylase, whose protein sequence is MTASAALQALQARAPFVPDLAIVLGSGLGALADSAEARAGVSIPFTDLPGFPAPTVAGHGGKLVFCEFEGRKVVLQAGRFHFYEGHPMSLVVTPMRLYGRLGAKAVLLTNAAGALNPEFGVGELMALTDHINLFGTNPLIGPNVEPGPRFPDMTAVYDPAFRQRLAACAAGLGQTLRQGVYLGLTGPSYETPAEIRAFRVLGADAVGMSTVPEAIVARHEGMRVAGISCLCNMAAGILPQALTHQEVLEAGAAAAGRFEALVRAFVRDLQL